ATATTGAAACTGCCTGTCGGATAAGGGGTTTCACCTTCAATGATCCATGCCTGGAACACTTCTGTTCCTGTGGCTTCGGGCATATCGGTTACCTGAATCACCAGATCCACATTGCCATTTTCCGAGATGATCGTCGCCGTCCCCTGTCCCTGGAATTCTTCTTCATCTGTTGATGCAAGATTCGAAGCCAGCAGGATATCGGAGACTCCGCCATCTTCATCAGGTGTTTCCACTTCATCGAGTAAAGCAAAGTAATCCGACTCGATCTGGTTGCGTTCCGATACAAGTTGTTCTCTTTCCTGACTGAGTTCCTGCTGTTCATTCCATAGATACCCGTTTCCAATCAGGGAAAGAAGCAGGGCTGCGGCCAAGCCACCGGAAACAAAAGGATAGATTCTGTTTCTTTGTTTCCTAGGTTTTCCAATTTCTGTGGCAGTAATCGGTGTTGCCGGTTCAGCAGGCGTGTTCTTCTCTTCAAATACATTTGACAACACACGATGTTTCATGCCATCCGGCGGTTCAACAGGCTCCGAGAGCAGGGGAAGCTCGTCAGTCAGTTCCTGCAATTCCTTCAGTTCCTCCTGACAGGATTCACAATTCCGCAGATGCGCTTCAAACGTTTTTGCTTCTTCATCAGATAATTGATGATTAAAATAGTCAATCAGCTGCTCACAGTTGCGGTCAGTCATTGCAAATCCCCCCTCTCTTCATATAATTCCGCCTTCAGATGCTTTAATGCCAAGCGGATCCTGCCCTTGACCGTGCCAAGCGGGATGTCCACGATTTCGGCTATTTTCGTCTGAGAATACCCTTTGAAATAAAACAGATCGATAATTTTCTGCTGATCTTCTTTTAATGTATTCATGGCTCCACGTATTCGCTCCCGTTGTTCTTTCCATTCAACCATCTGTTCAAGTCCAGGCTGTTTGTCCTGAAGTTCAACTTCAGTATGAACTTCCTCGTTATTGACTTTCTGCTGCTTTCTGAGGTAATCAATCGCAGTATTTCTCGTCATCGTCAACAACCATGACGAGAACTTCCCCTGTTCAGGTGAATACACGCCTTTTCCTTTCCACAGCTTGATCATCACTTCTTGCACGATCTCTTCGGCTGCTTGAGGATCTGATACCATCTTATAGGAAAATGAATAAAGAAGACGTTCATATTTGTCATAAAGCGCTTCTAAGGCGTGCTTATCTTTTTCCTGCACACGTTGATAAAGCGTCAGATCATCATGTTTTCCCATCTGCATCTCCTCACTGTGAGTAGTCTCCTTACTTATGCTAACGTTGGAGCGGACGTTTTGGATCACATCTATCTGAAATTTCGTTACTATTCCCCGTTCCCTAAATCGAAGCGATCAAACGCAACAGGCTAATTGTCGTAACAAGCAGGGGAGTAAGCCCCGAATTTCACTAATGCTTGATACAGGTACTATCAGACATTTTCCGGAAAACCGGCTTTTATCTCACTTGCTTTGGTATAATGAGAGAACAAGCAGGAATGGAGGAGATTATTATGGATCAAGGCAGGATCAGACATATGGCGGTGTTTACACTGAAAAGTCCGCAGGATTCCGCTGAAACGAAGCAGTTCCTTGCGGATGGCAAACAGATTTTGAGCTCAATCCCCGTGGTTCAGCATTTTGAAGTCCTGACTCAGGTCAGCAGCAAATGCGAATTCGATTTTGGGTTTTCCATGGAGTTTGAGAATCAGGAAGCATATGATACCTACAATGCGCATCCCGATCATCAGGCCTTCGTTGAGAAACGCTGGAAGAAAGAAGTTGAGCGGTTCCAGGAAATTGATTTTAAAGCGTATTGAAACGAACTGTCATCAGGCTGCCGGGATTTTCCGGCAGCCCTTTTTATTGACCATGATTTCGTTGAAATACCTTCCCTGACACCGATTGTCAATCCCGCGATGTCTGAAAATACGTGAGACGACCTGGCTTCAGGACGCTGTCACTTCCGACACTGCACGCACTGCAGCATGGAGTGCTCCTTCCAGATGACCGCCATGTTGAACCGATGTTTCGGTCCCGGCGAATGCAATCTTTTTGTTCCACACATCAGGGAGTGTTGGCGGTCCGTAGATTGGAAAGGCAGTGAGGGGAACGGCATCCGCATCGACCGCCGTATGTGAATCCCGCGACCAATCTTTATAGAGGAAGGCGATCGGCTCTTTGGCACCGGGCCCAAATAACCTGTTCAGCTGAGCCACAACCTCTTGACGAAGTCTTGTCGGCCCAAGTTCCTGACGTTCTGCTGCAGATCGACCGAAAAAACCGAACAGTGCAGCTCCGCCTGTATCAGGCGATGCATCATGAATCTCCTGCAGCGGTCCTGCCCAGCTCATTACCTGACCGGACAGTCCCTGCTCCCGCCAGAAAGGCGTCTCATAGATGGCTAAGGCTTTGGCCTGTCCGGCCATCCAGGTCGGCTTATCCTGCAGGCTCTTGATGACCTTCTCCGGAAGATCAGGTCTGAATGTGATGGCGCTTACGATCATGCGAGGCGGAAGGGCTAAAATAACTGCTTTTCCCTGCCGATGTTTCACTTTTCCATCTGCACGTTCCGTCTTCAACAACAGCGTGCCATCCTCGTTCTTCACGATTTCTTTTACCGTTGTACTTAATTCAACTGTCCCTGGGGGAAGAGTTGCTGCGACGGCCTCAATAAGCGGGGCCACGCCACCAGCGAGCCGTACCGACTGCTGCATCGATTCTTTCGGCAGTGAATGCCTCTCTGCCGGCTGATGTTGCCCGCGCTCCAATAAAACCGCACCTTGTGCATGCTGATCAAATGTCCCAAGCCCCAGTTCTCGGACAAGGCGGGAGATAAGAGGCTCATGTTGCGGCCAGAACCATGTTGGACCAAGATCAAACGTGCCGAGATCCGCTCTGCCTTTCACCGTTTCACTTAAAATCCTTCCTCCCAGCCGGTCCCGTGATTCAAGGACCTGACACGGAATGCCCCTTGAAGTCAAAAGGGATGCCGCATGTAAACCACTTAATCCGGCACCCACAATCATTATCGGATCGTTCATCATACCCCT
This Salisediminibacterium beveridgei DNA region includes the following protein-coding sequences:
- a CDS encoding anti-sigma factor, translated to MTDRNCEQLIDYFNHQLSDEEAKTFEAHLRNCESCQEELKELQELTDELPLLSEPVEPPDGMKHRVLSNVFEEKNTPAEPATPITATEIGKPRKQRNRIYPFVSGGLAAALLLSLIGNGYLWNEQQELSQEREQLVSERNQIESDYFALLDEVETPDEDGGVSDILLASNLASTDEEEFQGQGTATIISENGNVDLVIQVTDMPEATGTEVFQAWIIEGETPYPTGSFNIDEEGNGAVSFRISDMDDIQIDQIAITLEPQPNNQEPEGQMVLASQ
- a CDS encoding RNA polymerase sigma factor, whose amino-acid sequence is MGKHDDLTLYQRVQEKDKHALEALYDKYERLLYSFSYKMVSDPQAAEEIVQEVMIKLWKGKGVYSPEQGKFSSWLLTMTRNTAIDYLRKQQKVNNEEVHTEVELQDKQPGLEQMVEWKEQRERIRGAMNTLKEDQQKIIDLFYFKGYSQTKIAEIVDIPLGTVKGRIRLALKHLKAELYEERGDLQ
- a CDS encoding Dabb family protein — translated: MREQAGMEEIIMDQGRIRHMAVFTLKSPQDSAETKQFLADGKQILSSIPVVQHFEVLTQVSSKCEFDFGFSMEFENQEAYDTYNAHPDHQAFVEKRWKKEVERFQEIDFKAY
- a CDS encoding flavin monoamine oxidase family protein, producing MNDPIMIVGAGLSGLHAASLLTSRGIPCQVLESRDRLGGRILSETVKGRADLGTFDLGPTWFWPQHEPLISRLVRELGLGTFDQHAQGAVLLERGQHQPAERHSLPKESMQQSVRLAGGVAPLIEAVAATLPPGTVELSTTVKEIVKNEDGTLLLKTERADGKVKHRQGKAVILALPPRMIVSAITFRPDLPEKVIKSLQDKPTWMAGQAKALAIYETPFWREQGLSGQVMSWAGPLQEIHDASPDTGGAALFGFFGRSAAERQELGPTRLRQEVVAQLNRLFGPGAKEPIAFLYKDWSRDSHTAVDADAVPLTAFPIYGPPTLPDVWNKKIAFAGTETSVQHGGHLEGALHAAVRAVSEVTAS